From the genome of Cynocephalus volans isolate mCynVol1 chromosome 14, mCynVol1.pri, whole genome shotgun sequence, one region includes:
- the LOC134363047 gene encoding LOW QUALITY PROTEIN: melanoma inhibitory activity protein 2-like (The sequence of the model RefSeq protein was modified relative to this genomic sequence to represent the inferred CDS: inserted 1 base in 1 codon): MEVPGATLQPYLGLVLGKLCRTVAAWPEDLRSGPGFLWELVTCEALTAFMILLFLWRSVRSVRSRLYVRREKKLAEELSGLIEEKCKLIDKLCIVQEEYEGLESAVKDASFEKESTEAQSLEATYEKLNRSKSKLEDEIVFLAKELKGQKSKHCEQDELMADISKRIQSLDDESKSIKSQVAEAKIISKIFQMNEEHLKVAIKDALNENSQLQESQKQLLQEAEVLKEQVSELHKQKKTFEDSKVQAEQVLSDKENQIKCLTERLLKMKDWAAVLGEDMMADDLELEMKRKSQNGARLDDLPKGALKKLIHAAKLHASLKTLEAERNQIHTRLSEVDKRKEELTEHITNLQTEQASLQSENTQLESENQKLRLKLKVMTELYQENGMKLHRQLIVEESYRLEKEEELSKVEEKMSHAAEELETYRRRAGDVEGELERSIRSYQGQLTAYEKEAHGSWVAAETAERHLSYLRKVNVYKRQELAEKEFKFELLKKDPFAFDVPNTAFGGEHSPHGASPVGRPSSETRAFLSPLTLAPLTPEQGGGRGSRGPENTLDHQMTNERGESGCDRLTDSHGASSGFPSPAWEQHQRMVIPPPGHPCSDPALLPRRQDRFDPNPGGPPGPAELRSSNLPSLDKVDGPQSSQTESSRNDTKDDLGNVNVPHSSVPAKREASGPGFAPPPFPAIRGPLFPVDMRGPFTRREAPFPPPPPGSMYGAPRNYFLPRVFPVRPPPPFAMRNVYSPRGFPPYVPLGAGLSPPLPHSESRGEFRSGSIPRSNESAPEXPEAQQET; the protein is encoded by the exons atggaggtgcccggggctacccttcagccgtacttggggctggtcctgggaaagctgtgcaggactgtggcagcatggcCTGAAGACCTGCGTTCAGGCCCTGGTTTTctgtgggaactggtgacatgtgagGCTCTTACTGCATTtatgattctcttgtttttgtggagaagtgttcgatcagtgagaagccggctttatgtaagaagagagaaaaagcttgctgaagagctttctggactaattgaagaaaaatgtaaactaattgACAAACTTTGcattgttcaagaggagtatgaaggcttagagtcagctgtgaaggatgccagctttgagaaggagtcaacagaagcacaaagcttggaggcaacctatgaaaagctgaacaggtccaaatctaaacttgaggatgaaatagtctttctagcaaaagaattaaaaggacagaaatctaaacattgtgagcaagatgaattgatggcagatatttcaaaaaggatacagtccctagatgatgaatcgaaatccatcaaatcacaagtagctgaagccaaaataatctccaaaatctttcaaatgaatgaagaacatctgaaggtggcaataaaagatgccttgaatgaaaattcccaacttcaggaaagccaaaaacagcttttacaagaagcggaagtattgaaagaacaagtgagtgaacttcataaacagaaaaaaacatttgaagactccaaagtccaggcagaacaagttctgagtgataaagaaaatcagatCAAGTGTCTgactgaacgcttgctcaagatgaaagactgggctgctgtgcttggagaagacatgatggctgatgacttggaattggagatgaagaggaaatcacaaaatggtgctcgcttagatgatctgccaaaaggagctttgaagaaattAATTCACGCTGCTAAGTTACATGCTTCTTTAAAAACCCTAGAggcagaaagaaaccaaattcacACTCGGTtatctgaagtagataaaagaaaggaagagcttacagagcatattacaaatctccagactgaacaagcatctttacagtcagaaaacacacagttggaaagtgaaaatcagaagcttcggcTGAAACTTAAggtaatgactgaactgtatcaagaaaatggaatgaaactccacaggcaACTAATAGTAGAGGAAAGttaccggttagagaaggaggaggaactttctaaagtagaagagaagatgagccatgcagctgaggaactggagacctacagaaggcgAGCCGGAGATGTGGAaggagaattggagagaagcattcgttcttatcaagggcagttgacggcctatgagaaagaagcgcatggcagttgggtggcagctgagactgctgaaagacacctcagttatttaaggaaagtaaatgtttacaagagacaagaattagctgaaaaagagtttaaatttgaacttctcAAAAAAGATCCTTTTGCATTTGATGTTCCAAatacagcatttggcggagagcattccccacatggtgcctcaccagtgggtcgaccttcatccgaaacgagagcttttctctctccactcacactcgcacctttgactccagagcaaggaggaggaagaggctcaagaggcccagagaatactctggaccatcagatgaccaatgaaagaggagaatcgggctgtgacAGGTTAACTGATTCTCATGGAGCATCTTCTGGGTTCCCGTCACCTGCGTGGGAACAGCACCAGAGGATggtgattcctccaccaggccacccatgttctgatccagctcttcttccacgaagacAAGACAGATTTGAtcctaatcctggtggaccgcctggaccagcagaactcagaagttctaatctgccttctttggataaagtggatgggccacagtcttcacaaacggaatccagcagaaatgataccaaagacgaccttggtaatgtaaatgtgcctcattcatctgtgcctgctaaaagggaagcaagtggccctggctttgctcctccaccttttcctgcaatcagaggtccattgtttccagtggatatgaggggtccattcaCGAGAAGAGaagctccttttcctccacctcctccaggaagcatgtatggagctcctcgaaattattttctaccaagggttttccctgtccggccaccacctccatttgctatgagaaatgtctattcaccgaggggttttcctccttatgttcctctaggagctggattgtcacctccactcccacattctgaaagtaggggtgagttccgtTCAGGGTCGATTCCACGCTCAAATGAgtctgctcctg atccagaagcacagcaagaaacctga